A window of the Streptomyces luomodiensis genome harbors these coding sequences:
- a CDS encoding serine/threonine-protein kinase gives MSEAEKTQGSTGRLLAGRYRLGEILGQGGMGTVWRANDQTLGRTVAVKELRFPSSVEEDEKRRLITRTLREAKAIARIRSNGAVTVYDVVDEDDRPWIVMELIEGRSLADVVRDDGPLTPKRAAEVGLAVLDVLRAAHQAGILHRDVKPSNVLISDDGRVVLTDFGIAQVEGDPSVTSTGMLVGAPSYISPERARGQKPGPPSDLWSLGGLLYAAVEGVPPYDKSTAIATLTAVMTEPVEPPKNAGPLEEVIYGLLVKDPERRLDDAGARALLQHALNAPEEAKAPADATRTMSLPPAPSKEDEAAAKAKEAAVAERRRGALRSVRNAAAAAAVKKTGTGSGAEAAERSGAEKSRDAASGVAASGAARKAGAAAATPESAPAPQPAVPPRASITDVVPRRTLIIIAVVVVLAIVGTVLAVVLSSGDDGGNAKGASGGDKSTSAAGVSGGTEEGQGTDKSGQSAGESPNAESSGEQTSASASEGSDDKSDDGGSGDDSGKGEGGGGKGGLPDGYKTVKSSDFPFSMAMPEDWSVHSGSYSGSRKYYGGSSIPRIQVDFTDSPRSDAVADWKKGEENARRTMSGYKGLGIKSIDWNGYPTVADWQFERNQDGKRVRAINRGFKADGSHGFAILITCEASKWDDEECATLRQTAFDTFKITD, from the coding sequence ATGTCGGAGGCTGAGAAGACGCAGGGCTCGACTGGGCGCCTCCTCGCCGGGCGATACCGGCTCGGGGAGATTCTCGGTCAGGGCGGCATGGGCACGGTCTGGCGTGCGAACGACCAGACCCTCGGCCGTACGGTCGCGGTCAAGGAGCTGCGCTTCCCGTCCAGCGTCGAGGAGGACGAGAAGCGACGGCTCATCACCCGCACGCTGCGCGAGGCGAAGGCGATCGCCCGTATCCGCAGCAACGGCGCCGTCACCGTCTACGACGTGGTAGACGAGGACGACCGCCCGTGGATCGTCATGGAGCTCATCGAGGGGCGTTCGCTCGCCGACGTCGTCCGCGACGACGGACCGCTGACCCCCAAGCGCGCCGCCGAGGTCGGGCTCGCCGTCCTCGATGTGCTGCGCGCCGCCCACCAGGCGGGCATCCTGCACCGCGATGTGAAGCCCTCCAATGTGCTGATCTCGGACGACGGACGGGTCGTCCTCACCGACTTCGGCATCGCGCAGGTCGAGGGCGACCCGTCGGTGACCTCCACCGGCATGCTCGTCGGCGCGCCCTCGTACATCTCCCCGGAGCGGGCGCGCGGCCAGAAGCCCGGCCCGCCGTCCGACCTGTGGTCGCTGGGCGGGCTGCTGTACGCGGCGGTGGAGGGCGTGCCGCCGTACGACAAGAGCACGGCCATAGCGACGTTGACCGCCGTGATGACCGAGCCGGTGGAGCCGCCGAAGAACGCGGGCCCGCTGGAGGAGGTCATCTACGGTCTGCTCGTCAAGGACCCGGAGCGGCGGCTGGACGACGCCGGGGCGCGGGCGCTGCTCCAACACGCGCTGAACGCCCCCGAGGAGGCCAAGGCCCCCGCCGACGCCACCCGTACGATGAGCCTGCCGCCCGCCCCGTCGAAGGAGGACGAGGCGGCCGCCAAGGCCAAGGAGGCGGCCGTCGCGGAGCGCAGGCGCGGTGCGCTGAGGTCCGTGCGCAACGCGGCGGCGGCCGCGGCCGTGAAGAAGACGGGCACCGGGAGCGGGGCGGAGGCGGCGGAGCGGTCCGGTGCCGAGAAGTCCAGGGATGCGGCGTCCGGCGTGGCGGCGTCCGGCGCGGCGCGGAAGGCCGGTGCGGCCGCCGCGACGCCCGAGTCGGCGCCCGCCCCCCAGCCCGCCGTGCCGCCGCGCGCCTCGATCACTGATGTGGTCCCCAGGCGCACGCTGATCATCATCGCGGTGGTCGTGGTGCTCGCCATCGTGGGCACCGTGCTCGCCGTCGTCCTGAGCAGCGGCGACGACGGCGGCAATGCCAAGGGCGCCTCCGGAGGCGACAAGTCCACCTCCGCCGCCGGGGTCTCCGGCGGCACCGAGGAGGGCCAGGGCACCGACAAGTCCGGCCAGTCTGCCGGTGAGTCGCCGAACGCGGAGAGCTCCGGCGAGCAGACGAGCGCGAGCGCCTCCGAGGGCTCGGACGACAAGTCGGACGACGGCGGGAGCGGGGACGACAGCGGTAAGGGTGAGGGCGGCGGCGGTAAGGGCGGGCTGCCCGATGGCTACAAGACCGTCAAGAGCTCCGACTTCCCCTTCAGCATGGCCATGCCGGAGGACTGGTCGGTCCACTCCGGGAGCTATTCCGGCAGCCGTAAGTACTACGGCGGGTCCAGCATTCCGCGTATTCAGGTCGACTTCACCGACTCGCCGAGGTCGGACGCCGTGGCGGACTGGAAGAAGGGCGAGGAGAACGCCCGGCGCACCATGTCCGGCTACAAGGGCCTCGGCATCAAGTCGATCGACTGGAACGGCTACCCGACCGTCGCGGACTGGCAGTTCGAGCGCAACCAGGACGGCAAGCGGGTGCGGGCGATCAACCGCGGCTTCAAGGCGGACGGCAGCCATGGCTTCGCCATACTGATCACGTGCGAGGCGAGCAAGTGGGACGACGAGGAGTGCGCCACCCTCCGTCAGACCGCCTTCGACACCTTCAAGATTACGGACTGA